Proteins from a genomic interval of Zingiber officinale cultivar Zhangliang chromosome 1B, Zo_v1.1, whole genome shotgun sequence:
- the LOC122056694 gene encoding MADS-box transcription factor 4-like isoform X3, whose amino-acid sequence MTYQTNSGEKLWDAKHESLSVEIERLKKENDNMHIELRHLKGEDLNSLYPKELIPIEEALQIGLTSVREKQMEIWKMHKKNEKFLEENKQLTYMLLTYQLDPKWRNECLSFANSKWRQYKTHLTKTFIQPNRNNLKLLNKYCIVFF is encoded by the exons ATGACGTACCAGACGAACTCCGGCGAAAAGCTCTGGGATGCCAAGCATGAG AGTCTGAGCGTTGAAATTGAGCGACTTAAGAAAGAAAACGACAACATGCATATTGAACTAAG GCATCTTAAGGGTGAGGATCTCAACTCCCTTTACCCAAAGGAATTGATTCCTATTGAGGAGGCACTCCAGATTGGGCTCACCAGCGTAAGGGAAAAGCAA ATGGAAATATGGAAGATGCACAAGAAGAAT GAAAAATTTCTAGAGGAGAACAAACAACTGACTTATATGCTG TTGACATACCAATTGGACCCAAAATGGAGGAATGAGTGTTTGAGCTTTGCAAATTCAAAGTGGCGTCAGTACAAAACTCACCTCACCAAGACATTCATCCAACCAAATAGAAATAATCTGAAGCTTCTCAACAAG TATTGCATTGTTTTCTTCTGA
- the LOC122056694 gene encoding MADS-box transcription factor 4-like isoform X1 — protein sequence MTYQTNSGEKLWDAKHESLSVEIERLKKENDNMHIELRHLKGEDLNSLYPKELIPIEEALQIGLTSVREKQMEIWKMHKKNEKFLEENKQLTYMLLTYQLDPKWRNECLSFANSKWRQYKTHLTKTFIQPNRNNLKLLNKVPQGHCISPGDWSSFVINRMSEDFIVSYLRWSFFNSS from the exons ATGACGTACCAGACGAACTCCGGCGAAAAGCTCTGGGATGCCAAGCATGAG AGTCTGAGCGTTGAAATTGAGCGACTTAAGAAAGAAAACGACAACATGCATATTGAACTAAG GCATCTTAAGGGTGAGGATCTCAACTCCCTTTACCCAAAGGAATTGATTCCTATTGAGGAGGCACTCCAGATTGGGCTCACCAGCGTAAGGGAAAAGCAA ATGGAAATATGGAAGATGCACAAGAAGAAT GAAAAATTTCTAGAGGAGAACAAACAACTGACTTATATGCTG TTGACATACCAATTGGACCCAAAATGGAGGAATGAGTGTTTGAGCTTTGCAAATTCAAAGTGGCGTCAGTACAAAACTCACCTCACCAAGACATTCATCCAACCAAATAGAAATAATCTGAAGCTTCTCAACAAGGTACCTCAAGGACATTGCATTTCACCTGGagattggagtagttttgtgattaatcggatgtctgaagactttatagtaagttatttaaggtggtctttttttaactctagttga
- the LOC122056694 gene encoding MADS-box transcription factor 4-like isoform X2, with amino-acid sequence MTYQTNSGEKLWDAKHESLSVEIERLKKENDNMHIELRHLKGEDLNSLYPKELIPIEEALQIGLTSVREKQMEIWKMHKKNEKFLEENKQLTYMLLTYQLDPKWRNECLSFANSKWRQYKTHLTKTFIQPNRNNLKLLNKVPQGHCISPGDWSSFVINRMSEDFIYCIVFF; translated from the exons ATGACGTACCAGACGAACTCCGGCGAAAAGCTCTGGGATGCCAAGCATGAG AGTCTGAGCGTTGAAATTGAGCGACTTAAGAAAGAAAACGACAACATGCATATTGAACTAAG GCATCTTAAGGGTGAGGATCTCAACTCCCTTTACCCAAAGGAATTGATTCCTATTGAGGAGGCACTCCAGATTGGGCTCACCAGCGTAAGGGAAAAGCAA ATGGAAATATGGAAGATGCACAAGAAGAAT GAAAAATTTCTAGAGGAGAACAAACAACTGACTTATATGCTG TTGACATACCAATTGGACCCAAAATGGAGGAATGAGTGTTTGAGCTTTGCAAATTCAAAGTGGCGTCAGTACAAAACTCACCTCACCAAGACATTCATCCAACCAAATAGAAATAATCTGAAGCTTCTCAACAAGGTACCTCAAGGACATTGCATTTCACCTGGagattggagtagttttgtgattaatcggatgtctgaagactttata TATTGCATTGTTTTCTTCTGA